The nucleotide window CTCGTCGCCTCCTTCCCGGTGGAGGACCAGGACCAGATCATGCTGGTGACCGACGGCGGGCAGCTGATCCGCTGCCCGGTGGACGGCATCCGCATCGTCGGTCGCGCCAGCCAGGGCGTCATCGTGTTCGACACGGCGGAGGGCGAGCGTGTCGTCTCCGTGGAGCATATCAGCGACGATGCCGGAGCCGAGAACAGCGACGGCGAGGAGCCGGGCGAGGCAACCGAAGCGTAAAGCCGACCGCCGCTCCGGCATCGTGCGATGCTGGAGCGTAGCTGAGCCCATCGTTGGTCAGCGCGCCAATGGCGATCGGGCTGCCGCCGGAACGGGGGATGGCGATGATATCTGCGGAAAGCCTTGCCCTGTTCGTGGTTGCCTGCGTCGCTCTTGCCGCGACGCCGGGGCCGAACGTAGCGCTCATCGTCGGCACCAGCCTCAAGCACGGGCGGCGAGCCGGCATCCTCACCGCCACCGGCGTCAATGTGGGGCTCATCGCCCAACTCGCGCTCGTGGCGGCGGGCCTCGCCTATGTGGTGGAAACCTTCTCCCGCAATTTCGACCTCGTGCGCTATGCGGGTGCGGCCTATCTGGTCTGGCTCGCCGTGCTGCAATGGCGCGGGGCGGGAGCCGGTCGCGAGGCTCCCATGCCATCGGCCCGCGCCGCCTTCGGGCGGGGGCTGGCGGTGGCCTTCGCCAATCCCAAGACCCTGCTGTTCCACGCGGCCTTCCTGCCCCAGTTCATCACCGACAGGGCCGATCCCGTGCCGCAGATCGCGCTGCTGGCGGCGGTGTTCGCCGCGATCGCGCTGGTGGGCGACGTGCTGTGGGCCGTGGTGGCGGACAAGGCCCGCGCGGCGCTCGCCGGCCGCTTCACCCGCATCGCGGATCGGGTCTCAGCCGGCATTCTCGTGGGCGGGGCCGCATTGCTGCTGGCGGCGGGACGGCGTTAAAGCGCCGACCCCTTGCCTCACCGCGTATGCTGCTCGGCGAAGGCGGCGGCCGCGCCATAGAGGCCGGGCTGGGGATGGGTAATGAGGCGGACCGGGATGTCCTCCATCCGCTGCGCGAACCGGCCCTTGGCTGAGAAGCGGCTGGCGAAGCCGGACTGCGGGATGAGGTGGGCGATGCGCGGGGCGATGCCGCCGGCGATCACTACAGCCTTGGCGCCCTGCACCAGGGCGATGTCGCCGGCCACCGCGCCGAAGCTCAGGCAGAAGCGGTCGAGGGCGGCGGCGGCGAGCCCATCCTTGCCCTCGGTGGCAAGCGCCCACAGGGCCTTGTCCTCCAGCTGGTCGATCTGACACCCCTCGATTGCGGCCAGCGCCTCATAGATGTTGACGAGGCCCGGGCCGGAGACGATCCGCTCCACCGACACGCGCGGATAGCGCTGGCGCAGGCGGTGCAGGATCGCCTCCTCCAGGGAATCCAGCGGGGCAAAATCGATATGCCCGCCCTCGCATTCGATGACGTTGTAGCGGCCATCCTGACGCAGCACATGGGCAACGCCGAGCCCCGTGCCGGGCCCGATGATGCTGATGACCCCAGTCTCGGGCAGCGGCCGGTCAGACCCGGCGAAGTGCGCAAACCCCTCCTCGCCGATCTGCGCCACCGCATGGCCGATGGCGCCGAAATCATTCACCAGCGTCCAGGTGTCCACGCTGAGCTTTTCCGGGATCAGGTGCTTGTGGATGACCCAGGGATTATTGGTGAGCTTCAGCACGTCGCCTTCCACCGGGCAGGCGATGGCGATGGCCGCCGCCCGGGGCAGGGGCGTGCCCACGGTCTCGGCGAACGCCTGCCAGGCGAGCTGGAAGCTGGCATGGTCTGCGGCATGCTTGATCACCGGCTCGCCGAGGGACACCACCCGTCCGTCCGCGACCTCCGCATGGGCGAAGCGGGCATGGGTGCCCCCGATATCGACAGCGACGATCTCCACGCCCGGTGTCCTTTCGCGATGGCTTGTGAGCCTGTGAATGACGGTACCCGATCCAGCCGCGCCGATGATGCGATGCTCTTCCTACATCGCGCGAGGGGCACGCGGCGTTCCGCTTGCCCATTTACACGGGAGTGCGGCGGATGGCACCCGTTCCCGCCGCGCCGGCGGGTTCGCCCTGTGGGAGCGTATCCACCGTAGCCGCCGGCCGGGCCTCCAGCCCACGGCCAAGCCCTTGCTCTTATGGCGCCGCCGGTCATGATGGCCAGGCTTTTTCGGGGAGAATGCGCCGTGGATGCTGCTGTAACGGTCCTCGTGGTGGGCGCCGGCCCAACCGGGCTTCTGCTGGCTGCGGAACTCCAGCGGCGCGGCGTGGATTGCCTCCTCATCGACGCCCATGAGAGCCCGCTGGACTGGGACCGCGCCACCGTCGTGCACCCCCGTTCGCTTGAGATCTTCGATGCCCTCGGCATTGTCGAGCCGCTGCTGGCGGCCGGGGTCAAGCAGCGGCTGGCGCGCATTCATTCCGATGGCAGCGTGCTGGGGGATATCGACCTCGCGCTCTGCGGCAGCCGCTATGCCTTCAATCTCGGCGTATCGGAGGAGGTGACGGAGGCGGTCCTGACCGACTACCTGACCGGTTTGGGCGGCACGGTCACCCGCGCGACCCGCCTCGTCAGCCTGGAGGAGCGCCCCGACGGCGTGCTGGCGACCATGGAGAGCGAGGGCGCAACCACACAGGTCCTCGCCCAATGGGTGGTGGGATGCGATGGCAACCGCAGCACGGTGCGGACGCTGGCGGGCATCGCGCGGGACGGGCACGACATCGCCGAGCCCTGGGCGGTGTTCGACACCACCGTGGGCGGCTGGACCCAATCCTATGAGGCCAATTACGCCTATCTCGACGCCATTCCGGTGATTCTGACCGCGCTGCCGGACCAGCGCTGGCGGGTCTATCTGCGGCCGAGTTCCGATGCCTCCGACCTGACCGCCGATGCCGCGATCACCCTCGGGCGCTACGTGCCCGGCCTTCGGTTCGAGGACGTGGCCAACCCGACGCGCTTCCATTGCCACACCACCGTGGCGCGCAGCTTCCGGGTCGGGCGCCTGCTGCTGGCCGGGGATGCCGCCCACACCTGCAGCCCGGCCCAGGGCCACGGCATGAATACCGGACTGCAGGATGCCTTCAACCTGTCGTGGAAGCTGGCGCTGGTGTGCCAGGGCGTCTGCCCCGACACCCTGCTCGATAGCTATGACGCGGAACGCCGCCCGGTGGCCCAATTGGTGACGGCCTCGGGCGATGCTGCCGAGAGCCTCCAGAGCGTGAAGGATCCCGACGAGCGCCGCGCCCGCGATGCCGCCATCCGCGCCGTGTTCGCCGACCCCACCTCACGCCATCACGAGGCGGTCGCCGAGGCGGAGCTGGACATCGACTATGGCGGCTCGCCCATCGTGATGGGTGACCGGCACACCGCGCTCGCGCCGGGCCAGCGGCTTCCGGACCGGATCGCGGCCCGGGCCGCCGATGGCGGAGCCTGCATGCTCAATGATTTCGCCAATCGGCCGGGCCACACCGCCATCCTGATTGGTAGCCCTTCGACGCCGCAGGAGGAACTGGCGCAGGTCCACGACGCCATCCGCTCCCGCCCCGGCCTTGCCGTGCTCGAAGCCAGCTTCGCGCTGACCGCCCGCCCGGACGGTGCCGACGGACACGGGCGCGTCGAGCCCGCCGTGGCGGACCGGCTGGGGGTCGGCGCCATCACGCTCCTGGTCGTCCGGCCCGACGGCCATGTGGGCCTCCGGGCCGATGCGAACCATGCGGATGCCCTCGAGACTTATGGCGCGCTGCTGGGCGTCTGAGATCTGATGTCCGAAGGAGCGGCAATCGCGGCGGAGGGGCGGGGGGCACATGGGCACGTTCGAGGTTCTCGATCCCCGCTTCGGCAGGCTGGTCATCGCCTCGGCCCGGCTCGAGCACCTGTGGACCGGAGGGCGATGGCTGGAGGGCCCGGCCTATTTTCCCGCCGGGCGCTTCCTCATCTTCTCGGATGTGCCGAACGACCGCCTCATGCGCTACGACGAGACCAACGACGTGGTTTCGGTGTTCCGCGCGCCCTCCGGCAACGGCAATGGCAACAGCGTCGACCTGGAGGGCCGGCTGGTCACCTGCGAGCAGCAGGGACGCCGCATCACCCGCACCGAACATGATGGGAGCATCACCGCCCTTGTGACCCATTTCGAAGGCAAAAGGTTCAATTCGCCCAATGATATCGTGGTGAAATCCGACGGCAGCGTGTGGTTCAGCGATCCCACCTACGGCATCGACAGCGATTACGAGGGTGATGCCGCGCCGTCCGAGCTTGGACGACAGAATGTCTACCGCCTCGATCCGAGCACCGGCGCTCTCGCAGCGATGGTGACCGATCGCCTGCAGCCCAACGGCCTCGCCTTTTCCCCGGACGAGCGGACCCTGTATGTGGCCGACACCGGCGCGAGCCACGCGCCCGAGCATCCGCGCTCGATCGTGGCCTATGAGACGCGGCCCGATGGCACCGCCGCCAATCCACGCACTTTCGCCACCCTGCCGGACGGCTTCTATGACGGATTTCGCTGCGACAGCTTCGGCAACATTTGGACGTCGGCCTACGGCGGCCTGCACTGCTACGCGCCGGACGGCAGCCTGATCGGCACGCTCGCGATTCCCGAGGCCGTTTCCAACCTGTGCTTCGGCGGGCGCAAGCGCAACCGGCTGTTCATCACCGCCCAGACCTCTCTCTACGCCATCTATGTCAACGCACAGGGGGCGTTGCGCCCGGGGGTGTGAGGGTTTTTGTTCTTGATTTGTTCCATCACCCGGTGCAGCCTGCCATCGTCGCGAGGAGAGAGTCGGCCATGGCAAAGAAGACATTCTACGTGGTCCAGCCGTTCGAGCTGGGCAAGCGCGGCGCCCTGCAGGCCGGGCGGGCCATGGAAGCCCGCACGGCCGCCGACGCCGAACGCATCGCGCGACGCATGGCGATCGTGAATGCCGGCGCCATCGCCTTCTCACGGGATGTCGATCCCGACTCGGACGATGCCGACCCGCCGGTCCTGATCGCCAGCTTCGGCCAGGTCCCGGACAGCACGCTGGAGGCGGCTTAGGGCGCCAACAAGGGCGCAATGTCAGACGAGCTCGCTTGGCTTGGCAGGCCTCATAGTTCATTGAATTATAATGAAAATTCTGGCGGAAGGGGTGGGATTCGAACCCACGGTGGGCTTCCACCCACGGCGGTTTTCAAGACCGCTGCCTTAAACCACTCGGCCACCCTTCCGAAGAGGCATCCGGGGCGTAGATGCCCGGTCCCGAGTCCGGCTGAAGCCCTCATCTAGCCCAGCCGCCGGCACCCGTCGAGGCCTCCACGAAAGGCGCGTTCCATTAACCATGGCCGCGGCTTCGCCCCATTTTCGCCGTCATTAGCCATGCTTTTGGCGGAGAATGCGGTTGTCCGGCTCAAGGATGGCGCGCGCCTTGAAGACATCCCGGCCGGGTTTCGGCGCAAGCAGGAGACCCGGGCATCGATGAAGAGGGGACCGTCGTTGCACTTCCTACCGCGAATTCCGGCTGCGTTGCATCAGTCCTGCCCGCCCCGCGCGGGCGCGG belongs to Xanthobacter autotrophicus Py2 and includes:
- a CDS encoding Lysine exporter protein (LYSE/YGGA) (PFAM: Lysine exporter protein (LYSE/YGGA)~KEGG: rpd:RPD_3980 lysine exporter protein (LysE/YggA)) yields the protein MISAESLALFVVACVALAATPGPNVALIVGTSLKHGRRAGILTATGVNVGLIAQLALVAAGLAYVVETFSRNFDLVRYAGAAYLVWLAVLQWRGAGAGREAPMPSARAAFGRGLAVAFANPKTLLFHAAFLPQFITDRADPVPQIALLAAVFAAIALVGDVLWAVVADKARAALAGRFTRIADRVSAGILVGGAALLLAAGRR
- a CDS encoding glucokinase (TIGRFAM: glucokinase~PFAM: Glucokinase~KEGG: zmo:ZMO0369 glucokinase) encodes the protein MEIVAVDIGGTHARFAHAEVADGRVVSLGEPVIKHAADHASFQLAWQAFAETVGTPLPRAAAIAIACPVEGDVLKLTNNPWVIHKHLIPEKLSVDTWTLVNDFGAIGHAVAQIGEEGFAHFAGSDRPLPETGVISIIGPGTGLGVAHVLRQDGRYNVIECEGGHIDFAPLDSLEEAILHRLRQRYPRVSVERIVSGPGLVNIYEALAAIEGCQIDQLEDKALWALATEGKDGLAAAALDRFCLSFGAVAGDIALVQGAKAVVIAGGIAPRIAHLIPQSGFASRFSAKGRFAQRMEDIPVRLITHPQPGLYGAAAAFAEQHTR
- a CDS encoding monooxygenase FAD-binding (PFAM: monooxygenase FAD-binding; FAD dependent oxidoreductase~KEGG: rha:RHA1_ro04915 monooxygenase), yielding MDAAVTVLVVGAGPTGLLLAAELQRRGVDCLLIDAHESPLDWDRATVVHPRSLEIFDALGIVEPLLAAGVKQRLARIHSDGSVLGDIDLALCGSRYAFNLGVSEEVTEAVLTDYLTGLGGTVTRATRLVSLEERPDGVLATMESEGATTQVLAQWVVGCDGNRSTVRTLAGIARDGHDIAEPWAVFDTTVGGWTQSYEANYAYLDAIPVILTALPDQRWRVYLRPSSDASDLTADAAITLGRYVPGLRFEDVANPTRFHCHTTVARSFRVGRLLLAGDAAHTCSPAQGHGMNTGLQDAFNLSWKLALVCQGVCPDTLLDSYDAERRPVAQLVTASGDAAESLQSVKDPDERRARDAAIRAVFADPTSRHHEAVAEAELDIDYGGSPIVMGDRHTALAPGQRLPDRIAARAADGGACMLNDFANRPGHTAILIGSPSTPQEELAQVHDAIRSRPGLAVLEASFALTARPDGADGHGRVEPAVADRLGVGAITLLVVRPDGHVGLRADANHADALETYGALLGV
- a CDS encoding Gluconolactonase (PFAM: SMP-30/Gluconolaconase/LRE domain protein~KEGG: bra:BRADO6760 putative gluconolactonase (gnl)), with the protein product MGTFEVLDPRFGRLVIASARLEHLWTGGRWLEGPAYFPAGRFLIFSDVPNDRLMRYDETNDVVSVFRAPSGNGNGNSVDLEGRLVTCEQQGRRITRTEHDGSITALVTHFEGKRFNSPNDIVVKSDGSVWFSDPTYGIDSDYEGDAAPSELGRQNVYRLDPSTGALAAMVTDRLQPNGLAFSPDERTLYVADTGASHAPEHPRSIVAYETRPDGTAANPRTFATLPDGFYDGFRCDSFGNIWTSAYGGLHCYAPDGSLIGTLAIPEAVSNLCFGGRKRNRLFITAQTSLYAIYVNAQGALRPGV
- a CDS encoding conserved hypothetical protein (KEGG: bbt:BBta_6846 hypothetical protein) yields the protein MAKKTFYVVQPFELGKRGALQAGRAMEARTAADAERIARRMAIVNAGAIAFSRDVDPDSDDADPPVLIASFGQVPDSTLEAA